The segment GCGGCCTTCGATGCCGAGTTGCAGCGCGTGATCGACGGCTTCGCCCCCGATCTGGTGGTGCTGGCCGGTTTCATGCGCATCCTCACCCCGGGCTTCACCGGCCACTATGCGGGCCGCATGCTCAATATCCATCCCTCGCTGCTACCGGCCTTCACCGGCCTGCACACGCACCGCCGCGCGCTGGAGATGGGCTGCCGCTTCGTGGGCGCCACGGTGCACTTCGTGACGGCCGAGCTGGACCATGGCGCCATCGTGGCCCAGGCCGTGGCGCCGGTGCTGCCGGGTGACGACGAGGCCGCGCTTGCGGCCCGCGTGCTCAAGCTGGAGCACCGCATGTACCCGGCCGCGGTGCGCTGGTTTGTGCAGGATCAGCTGCGCATCGAGGGTCTGCAGGTGCGCCAGCTGGCTGGCGAGGCCCAGCACTTCAGCTGAGCAGTCCGGCCAGGATATTGATGCTCAGGGCCAGCAGGCCGGTGTTGAACACAAAGGACAGCAGGGCCTGCAGCAGCACCAGGCGGCGCATGGGCCTCGCGCTGACCACCACATCCGAGGTCTGCGAGGTGGCAGCCAGGGTGACGGCGAAGTAGAAGAAGTCGCCATAGTCGGGCGGGCCATCCTCGCCCGGGAACTCCAGGCCATGGGCGCGCCCGCGCCCGCGGTGGTAGAGGCTGGCATAGGCCAGGGCGAACTCCACCGGCAGCAGCAGCCAGGAGCCGGCCACGGTGAAGAGGGCCAGCAGCAGATAAGGCCAGCTGCCGCCGCTCTGACGCGCCTGGTGCAGCTCCAGGGTGAGGGCGCCCAGGCTGGCCACGGCGCCGCACACCGCCAGCAGCAGCATCACGCCGGCCCCGTCGGCCAGGGCCCGGGCATGCGATTGCACCGCGGCCGCCGGGGTGCGCCACAGCAGGCCCAGCAACAGGACCAGATAGGTCCAGACCCCCACATTCCAGCCCAGCAGCAGACGGGTGAGCCAGGGCAGCTCGGCCGGCCAGAGCAGGGCCAGGCCGGCGCCGGCCAGCACCCCCACCAGCAGGCGGGGCCGCAGGCGCAGCTGGGCGAGCGCGGGCATGGCCGGGCTCAGGCCGCGATGGGCGCGAAGCGCGGCGCGCCCGAGGGCAGGGCGCCGAAGAACATGGCGTGGGGCCGCACCCACAGGCCCTGCTCGCCATAAAGCGCGCGGTAGAGCACCAGGGCTTCCAGCGTCTCGCTGTGGCGCACCACGCCCAGCACCTCGTACTCCCCGCCCTTGTAGTGGCGGTAGCGCCCCAGGGGCGTGGCGGGCAGGGTTTGGAGGTCGCTGTCGTCCATGAGATGCAGGGCTGGGATAATCGGGCCATGCATCCTAATGCCCTTCTTGATCTGAGTACCGAGCTGCTGCGCGCGGTGCTCAAGCTGGACGCGCCGGCCGACGGCGTTGTCTCCGCCTTTTTCCGCAAGCACAAGGCCCTGGGCCAGCGCGAGCGTCATACCCTGGCCGAAACCGTCTACACCGTGCTGCGTCAGCGCCCGGTGCTGCAGCATCTGGCCCAGTCCGGCAGCGGCCCCACGGAGCGCCGCCTGGCCATCCTGGCCTGGCAGGGCAATGCCTCCTTCCTGCGCGGCGCCCTCTCGCCCAAGGAACTGGAGTGGCTGGACCAGGTGGCCCAGATCGACCGCGAGACCCTGGCGCCCAAGCTGCGCCACAACCTGCCGGAGTGGCTGGCCGAGCCGCTGATGGCGCGCCTGGGCGAGACCGATTTCTGGGCCCTGGCTGCCAGCATGAACGAGGGCGCGCCGCTGGACCTGCGCGCCAATGTGCTCAAGGCCAAGCGCGAGGAGGTGCAGCAAGCGCTCAAGCAGGCCGGCATCGCGGCCGAGCCCACACCCTTCTCGCCCATCGGCCTGCGTGTGGAAGGCAAGCCGGCCCTGGCCAAGCTGGAAGTCTTCAGCAGCGGCGCGGTGGAGGTGCAGGACGAGGGCAGCCAGCTGCTGGCCCTGATGCTGGCGCCCAAGCGCGGCGAGATGGTGGTGGACTTCTGCGCCGGTGCCGGCGGCAAGACCCTGGCCCTGGGCGCGGCCATGCGCAATACCGGCCGGCTCTACGCCTTCGATGTCTCGGGTCACCGTCTGGACAATCTCAAGCCGCGCCTGGCGCGCAGCGGTCTGTCCAATGTGCATCCGGCCCAGATCGCGCATGAGCGCGACGAGCGCGTCAAGCGCCTGGCAGGCAAGATCGACCGGGTGCTGGTGGATGCGCCCTGCTCGGGCCTGGGCACCCTTCGCCGCAACCCAGACCTGAAGTGGCGCCAGTCACCCCAGGCGGTGCAGGAGCTGCAGGAGAAGCAGCGCGCCATCCTGGACAGCGCGGCCCGCCTGCTCAAGCCGGGCGGCCGCCTGGTCTATGCCACCTGCAGCCTGCTGGACGCCGAGAACGAGGCGATTGCCGAGGCTTTTGGCGCCGCCCACCCCGATTTCATCAAGCTGGATGCGGCCGAGGTGCTGGAGAAGGCCCAGGTCGAGCGCGCCGGCGAGCTGGTGGAGAACGGCTATCTGCGCCTGTGGCCGCAGCGCCATCGCACCGACGGCTTCTTTGCCGCGGTCTGGGAGCGCAAGAGCTGAGTCTGCCCAGGCGAGGGGGTTTAGCGGTTTTCAGCGCATATCTCGGCCTTTTAAGGGCAGTAGATTGATGCTCGACAGGAAAAGAGCGGGCTCTCGATAATTAGTGCACGGTTGTCTAGTTATTGTCCCCTACAATGGGACATTGCTGTGTTGTGCGCCCCACGGGGCGACGGGTAAAGGAACGAATGGACCTCTTGACGACCGTACACGATGGCCTGGTGAGCTGGCTGAGCTCCGGCCTGCTGGATGCCAGCGTCTGGCAGATCGTGGTCTATGGCCTGGTGATGACGCACATCACCATCGCCGCCGTGACCATCTTCCTGCACCGCGCCCAGGCGCACCGTGCCCTGGACCTGGGGCCCATTCCCTCGCATTTCTTCCGCCTCTGGCTGTGGATGACCACGGGCATGGTCACCAAGGAGTGGGTGGCCATCCACCGCAAGCACCACGCCAAGTGCGAGACCGAGGAAGACCCGCACAGCCCGCAGACGCGCGGCCTGGGCAAGGTGATGAAGGAGGGCGCCGAGCTCTACCGTGCCGAGGCCAAGAACGCCGAGACCATCGCCAAGTACAGCCATGGCGTGCCCAATGACTGGATCGAGCGCAATCTCTACAGCCGCTACAGCTGGCAGGGCGTGGGTCTGATGCTCATCATCAACCTGACCCTGTTCGGCGCCATCGGCGCCACGCTGTGGGCCATCCAGATGGCCTGGATTCCCTTCTGGGCCGCGGGCGTGGTGAACGGCGTGGGCCACTTCTGGGGCTACCGCAATTTCGAGGCCCAGGACGCCTCCACCAATATCTCGCCCTGGGGCATCATCATCGGCGGCGAAGAGCTGCACAACAACCACCACACCTACCCGACCTCGGCCAAGTTCTCGGTCAAGCCCTTCGAGTTCGACATCGGCTGGGGCTATATCCGCGCCTTCGAGATGCTGGGTTGGGCCAAGGTGCGCAAGACCGCGCCCAAGCTGCGCCAGGGTGAGATCAAGCCGGCCGACAAGGACACGCTGGAAGCCATCATCGCCAATCGCTACGAGGTGATGGCGCATTACGCTCGCGACCTGCGTCAGGCCTGTGCGACCGAGCTGAGCCGCCTGAAGGCCCAGGGCGAGCAGCACAGCGCCAAGTGGGCCCAGTTCAAGCTGGCCAAGCGCTGGCTGCACCGCGATGCCGACCGCATTCCGGCCGAGCTGCAGGCCCAGATCAATGGCGCCCGCGCGGCCAGCCCGGTGCTGGACAAGCTGGTGACCATGCGCGAGGAACTGCGCCAGCTCTGGACCCGCACCAATGTCTCGGCCGAGCAGCTGGTCAGCGATCTGCAGGCCTGGTGCCAGAAGGCCGAGGAGAGCGGCATCGCCGAGCTGCGCGAGTTCTCCATGCGCCTGCGCACCGCGCGGGCCTGAGCACGGCCATTGGGCCGTCCGACGCGCGGCTGTTGCTGTGCGTTGCGCTCACGTAAAGGCGCCGGTCTTCCGGCGCCTTTTTGCTTGTGCCTTCCTATACTGACCCCAGCTGAGAAGGGTGTTTTCAGAAGAAGGAGTGGGCACGATGAGCGCAATGATCAATGGGCGAGTGGCGGTGGCGGCCCTGATGCTGGGGCTGCTGGCGGCCGGTGCGGCCCAGGCGGCCAGCCTGGAGCTGAGCTACAAGCAGCCCGAGCGCTTTGCCGATGCGGGCGACGGTCTGCTGGAGCGCGAGCGCAATCTGGCCGAGCTGGAGTCCTATCTGCGGGCCCAGGCGGAGCGCCGCCTGCCGGCGACCCAGAAGCTGAGCATTGAGCTGCTGGATCTGAACCTGGCCGGCGATGTGAAGCCCGTGGGGCGCAATATGGATCGCCTGCGCGTGATCAAGCAGGTGGATTGGCCCAGCCTGGAGATGCGCTATGTGCTGAGCGAGGGTGACAAGACCCTGCGCGAGGGCAAGGTGCGCCTGGCCGATATGAGCTTCCTGGACCGCGGCAGCAGTGTGCAGCATGGCAGCAGCGAGCCGCTGCGCTACGAGAAGCGCATGCTGGATGACTGGTTCGACAAGGAGTTCGGCGCGGCGCCGGCCAAGACGGCAGGGCGCTGATTCGCCAGCAGGAATGCCCAGGGTGTGTGTCAGACGCCCGGGCATAAAAAAAACCGCCAGCATGCTGGCGGTTTTTTCTTGAGGCGCGGGCCGAATTACTTCAGCTTCACTTCCTTGAACAGGACGTGCTTGCGGGCCTTGGGGTCGAACTTCATGAATTCCAGCTTTTCGGGCGTGGTCTTCTTGTTCTTGTTCGTGGTGTAGAAGAAGCCGGTACCAGCGGTGGATTCCAGCTTGATCTTTTCGCGTCCGCCTTTGGATGCCATGGTGGTGTTCCTTTGTTAAGAGTGGACGGGATGGATTACAGCTCGCCCTTGGCGCGCAGATCGGCGACGACTTGCTCGATGCCGACCTTGTCGATCAAACGCAGAGCGGCATTGCTGATGCGCAGGCGGATCCAGCGGTTTTCGCTTTCCAGCCAGAAGCGGCGGTACTGCAGGTTGGGCAGGAAACGACGCTTGGTTTTGTTGTTGGCGTGGGAAACATTGTTGCCCACCATGGGCTTCTTGCCCGTGACTTGACAGACGCGTGCCATGACGCTTCTCCGGTTTGATGCTGATCTATCCATCCAGCCCTGGCGCCGCTTGCCCTCGTGGCCCTGGAAGGGCTGGGGGCGGCGCAAGGCCACATGACCGCTCTATGCCTGCTAAACCACGGCGCCCAAGCGCTGCTGAGTGTTTCAGCTGCTTTGGGAGCCCTGGGGCGGTCCATCAAGCAGGCAAGCCGGCGAGTATAGCCGTAAACCCGGCGACTGCCAAGCTTGCCCCGGCGTATCAGCCCTGTTCCTGCTCCAGGAAGCGTTGGGCGTCCAGCGCGGCCATGCAGCCGGTGCCGGCGCTGGTGATGGCCTGGCGGTAGATGTGGTCCTGCACATCGCCGGCGGCGAAGATGCCGGGCACGCTGGTCATGGTGGCGAAGCCGTTGAGGCCGCTCTTGGTGATGATGTAGCCGTCCTTCATCTCCAGCTGGCCCTTGAAGATGTCGGTATTGGGCTGGTGGCCGATGGCGATGAAGCAG is part of the Shinella sp. XGS7 genome and harbors:
- the rpmB gene encoding 50S ribosomal protein L28, whose translation is MARVCQVTGKKPMVGNNVSHANNKTKRRFLPNLQYRRFWLESENRWIRLRISNAALRLIDKVGIEQVVADLRAKGEL
- the rpmG gene encoding 50S ribosomal protein L33; amino-acid sequence: MASKGGREKIKLESTAGTGFFYTTNKNKKTTPEKLEFMKFDPKARKHVLFKEVKLK
- a CDS encoding DUF1345 domain-containing protein yields the protein MPALAQLRLRPRLLVGVLAGAGLALLWPAELPWLTRLLLGWNVGVWTYLVLLLGLLWRTPAAAVQSHARALADGAGVMLLLAVCGAVASLGALTLELHQARQSGGSWPYLLLALFTVAGSWLLLPVEFALAYASLYHRGRGRAHGLEFPGEDGPPDYGDFFYFAVTLAATSQTSDVVVSARPMRRLVLLQALLSFVFNTGLLALSINILAGLLS
- a CDS encoding fatty acid desaturase, with product MTTVHDGLVSWLSSGLLDASVWQIVVYGLVMTHITIAAVTIFLHRAQAHRALDLGPIPSHFFRLWLWMTTGMVTKEWVAIHRKHHAKCETEEDPHSPQTRGLGKVMKEGAELYRAEAKNAETIAKYSHGVPNDWIERNLYSRYSWQGVGLMLIINLTLFGAIGATLWAIQMAWIPFWAAGVVNGVGHFWGYRNFEAQDASTNISPWGIIIGGEELHNNHHTYPTSAKFSVKPFEFDIGWGYIRAFEMLGWAKVRKTAPKLRQGEIKPADKDTLEAIIANRYEVMAHYARDLRQACATELSRLKAQGEQHSAKWAQFKLAKRWLHRDADRIPAELQAQINGARAASPVLDKLVTMREELRQLWTRTNVSAEQLVSDLQAWCQKAEESGIAELREFSMRLRTARA
- the purN gene encoding phosphoribosylglycinamide formyltransferase — its product is MILISGRGSNMEAIVQACAAEGWPARIAAVISNRPDAAGLAFAAAHGIATAVVDHKAFGPGDAGRAAFDAELQRVIDGFAPDLVVLAGFMRILTPGFTGHYAGRMLNIHPSLLPAFTGLHTHRRALEMGCRFVGATVHFVTAELDHGAIVAQAVAPVLPGDDEAALAARVLKLEHRMYPAAVRWFVQDQLRIEGLQVRQLAGEAQHFS
- a CDS encoding DUF3016 domain-containing protein, yielding MSAMINGRVAVAALMLGLLAAGAAQAASLELSYKQPERFADAGDGLLERERNLAELESYLRAQAERRLPATQKLSIELLDLNLAGDVKPVGRNMDRLRVIKQVDWPSLEMRYVLSEGDKTLREGKVRLADMSFLDRGSSVQHGSSEPLRYEKRMLDDWFDKEFGAAPAKTAGR
- a CDS encoding DUF1653 domain-containing protein, whose translation is MDDSDLQTLPATPLGRYRHYKGGEYEVLGVVRHSETLEALVLYRALYGEQGLWVRPHAMFFGALPSGAPRFAPIAA
- a CDS encoding RsmB/NOP family class I SAM-dependent RNA methyltransferase, whose product is MHPNALLDLSTELLRAVLKLDAPADGVVSAFFRKHKALGQRERHTLAETVYTVLRQRPVLQHLAQSGSGPTERRLAILAWQGNASFLRGALSPKELEWLDQVAQIDRETLAPKLRHNLPEWLAEPLMARLGETDFWALAASMNEGAPLDLRANVLKAKREEVQQALKQAGIAAEPTPFSPIGLRVEGKPALAKLEVFSSGAVEVQDEGSQLLALMLAPKRGEMVVDFCAGAGGKTLALGAAMRNTGRLYAFDVSGHRLDNLKPRLARSGLSNVHPAQIAHERDERVKRLAGKIDRVLVDAPCSGLGTLRRNPDLKWRQSPQAVQELQEKQRAILDSAARLLKPGGRLVYATCSLLDAENEAIAEAFGAAHPDFIKLDAAEVLEKAQVERAGELVENGYLRLWPQRHRTDGFFAAVWERKS